One Manduca sexta isolate Smith_Timp_Sample1 chromosome 26, JHU_Msex_v1.0, whole genome shotgun sequence genomic region harbors:
- the LOC119190746 gene encoding zinc finger protein with KRAB and SCAN domains 7-like — translation MWKKAITNLSGLPTTMSSPLKSLCVLITPNDMRVQTVKNYANGDAKTVLNRLKTGIGRKPFGRKPRTDRTGPSCTCPDCGKSFLSPHFLNLHLINSGQKEACVLCGDVVLRGQQMKEHMSAAHHTDLLLCNECPLLFSNEQELSKHIKICHQPGCLTCGECGRSFPRKVAFDHHTQMHMVRTCRSCGAQFTNRGCYREHRMQCEPDAKPSMDSVPRARRSNIRDPATYTCDYCGKTYSSRPQLKNHILWIHMDVRPHQCQWCGKRFYTPARLAEHTVVHTRVRNFECDICGAKLVTKMAAIYHKRRHTGERPYKCEDCGESFISSSRRSEHAKRKHNRGIKPQCHLCPANFVRKQELKRHIEKNHTSHRANV, via the coding sequence ATGTGGAAGAAGGCCATCACAAACCTCTCGGGTCTGCCCACCACAATGTCCTCCCCGCTGAAGTCGCTATGTGTGCTCATTACGCCGAACGACATGCGCGTACAGACAGTGAAAAACTACGCCAATGGCGATGCTAAAACTGTATTGAACAGGCTCAAAACAGGGATCGGTAGGAAGCCCTTCGGGCGAAAACCTCGCACTGACCGCACGGGCCCGTCGTGCACGTGTCCCGACTGCGGGAAGAGCTTCCTCAGCCCACACTTCCTGAACTTGCACCTGATAAACAGTGGGCAAAAGGAGGCGTGTGTGCTGTGCGGCGATGTAGTGTTACGCGGCCAGCAGATGAAGGAACACATGAGCGCTGCGCATCATACTGACCTGCTACTCTGCAATGAATGCCCGCTGTTGTTCTCCAACGAACAGGAGCTGTCGAAGCACATTAAAATATGTCACCAACCAGGTTGTTTAACGTGCGGTGAGTGCGGCAGAAGTTTCCCTAGAAAAGTGGCGTTCGACCATCACACACAGATGCATATGGTGCGGACTTGTCGCAGCTGCGGCGCGCAGTTCACGAACCGAGGCTGTTACAGGGAGCACAGGATGCAGTGCGAGCCCGATGCGAAGCCTAGCATGGACAGCGTGCCGCGAGCCCGCCGGTCTAACATTCGCGACCCGGCGACCTACACGTGCGACTACTGCGGGAAGACGTACTCCTCGCGGCCGCAGCTCAAGAACCACATCCTGTGGATCCACATGGACGTGCGCCCGCACCAGTGCCAATGGTGCGGGAAGCGGTTCTACACGCCGGCACGACTTGCCGAACACACAGTGGTTCACACGCGAGTGCGGAACTTTGAGTGCGACATATGTGGTGCAAAATTGGTGACAAAAATGGCGGCGATATACCACAAGCGGCGGCACACGGGTGAGCGGCCGTACAAGTGCGAGGACTGTGGGGAGAGCTTCATATCATCCTCGCGCAGATCAGAGCACGCCAAGCGGAAGCACAATAGAGGCATAAAGCCCCAGTGCCATTTATGTCCGGCCAATTTTGTCAGGAAACAAGAGTTGAAGAGGCACATAGAGAAGAACCACACGTCACACAGAGCGAATGTTTGA